One window from the genome of Salmo salar chromosome ssa25, Ssal_v3.1, whole genome shotgun sequence encodes:
- the cdc16 gene encoding cell division cycle protein 16 homolog isoform X3: protein MNLDRLRKRVRHYIDQQQYQSALFWADKIASLSHEDPQDIYWLAQCLYLTSQYHRASHALRSRKLDKLYGACQYLAARCHYAAKEFQQALDILDMEEPTSKKLLDRSVKEENRMQESDWEMTPASINSSICLLRGKIYDAMDNRPLATSSYKEALKLDVYCFEAFDLLTSHHMLTAQEEKDFLDLLPLSQQCTEEEDKLLHFLFENKLKKYNKPSDMVVPEMVNGLQDNLDVVVSLAERHYYNCDFKMCYKLTSMVMVKDPFHANCLPVHIGTLVELSKANELFYLSHRLVDLYPNNPVSWFAVGCYYLMVGHKNEHARRYLSKATTLERTYGPAWIAYGHSFAVESEHDQAMAAYFTAAQLMKGCHLPMLYIGLEYGLTNNSKLAERFFSQALSIAPEDPFVMHEVAVVAFQNGDWKTAEKLFLEAMDKIKAIGNEVTVDKWEPLLNNLGHVCRKLKKYVQALEYHRQALVLIPQHASTYSAIGYVHSLMGDFESAIDYFHTALGLKRDDTFSVTMLGHCIEMYIGDTDAYIGKTSYIGTDIKDKVRGTLSTPGLMKMLNTSTEPSNARTTALLEESGIMALETPQSNQDKASLDTPLRSSLPLECNMYESDMMLETSMSDTSA from the exons ATGAATCTCGACAGACTTCGAAAACGTGTACGACACTACATTGATCAG CAACAGTATCAAAGTGCTCTATTTTGGGCAGATAAGATTGCATCCCTGTCACATG AAGACCCCCAGGATATCTACTGGCTAGCACAGtgcctttacctcacctctcagtaCCACAGAGCCTCCCATGCCCTCCGCTCACGTAAACTAGATAAG TTGTATGGCGCTTGTCAATATCTCGCTGCTAGGTGCCAC TATGCTGCCAAAGAGTTCCAGCAGGCCTTAGACATCCTGGACATGGAGGAGCCAACCAGCAAGAAGCTGCTGGACCGGAGTGTCAAAGAGGAGAACAGGATGCAAGAATCAGACTGGGAGATGACCCCTGCCTCT ATCAACAGTTCCATCTGCCTGTTGCGGGGGAAGATCTATGATGCCATGGACAACCGGCCTCTGGCCACATCCAGCTACAAAGAGGCCTTGAAACTGGACGTGTACTGCTTTGAAGCCTTTGACCTTCTAACGTCCCACCACATGCTGACCGCTCAGGAAG AAAAGGACTTCCTGGACTTGCTTCCTTTGAGCCAACAGTGCACAGAGGAAGAAGACAAATTACTTCACTTCCTGTTTGAGAATAAATTGAAGAAG TATAACAAACCCAGTGATATGGTGGTCCCAGAGATGGTCAACGGTCTCCAGGACAATTTGGATGTGGTGGTCTCCCTTGCTGAGAGGCATTATTACAACTGTGACTTCAAAATGTGCTACAAACTCACTTCCAT GGTGATGGTGAAAGACCCATTCCATGCCAACTGTTTACCTGTTCATATAGGAACACTGGTGGAGCTCAGCAAAGCAAATG AACTGTTTTACCTTTCGCACAGGCTTGTGGACTTGTACCCCAACAACCCA GTCTCTTGGTTTGCTGTGGGATGCTACTATCTAATGGTTGGTCACAAAAATGAACACGCGCGTAGATATCTCAG CAAGGCGACCACTCTGGAGCGGACGTACGGTCCGGCATGGATCGCCTACGGTCACTCGTTTGCAGTGGAGAGTGAACACGACCAGGCCATGGCTGCCTACTTCACTGCTGCTCAACTGATGAAGGG ATGTCATCTCCCCATGTTGTACATAGGGCTGGAGTACGGTCTTACAAACAACTCTAAACTGGCCGAGCGCTTCTTCAGCCAGGCCCTGAGCATAGCACCAGAAGACCCCTTTGTCATGCATGAGGTGGCCGTTGTGGCCTTTCAGAACGGaga CTGGAAAACAGCCGAGAAGTTGTTCCTGGAAGCGATGGACAAGATCAAAGCCATTGGGAATGAG GTAACAGTGGACAAGTGGGAGCCACTCCTGAACAACCTGGGTCACGTATGTCGAAAACTGAA GAAGTATGTCCAGGCGTTGGAGTACCACCGCCAGGCCCTGGTTCTCATCCCCCAGCACGCGTCAACCTACTCCGCAATCGGATATGTGCACAGCCTCATGGGAGACTTCGAGAGCGCAATCGACTACTTCCACACG GCACTCGGTCTTAAGCGAGATGACACGTTTTCTGTGACGATGCTCGGCCACTGCATTGAGATGTACATTGGGGATACGGATGCCTACATAGGTAAAACTTCCTACATAG GGACGGACATAAAAGACAAAGTCCGTGGGACGCTGAGCACGCCGGGGTTGATGAAGATGCTGAACACGTCGACGGAACCCAGTAACGCTCGAACCACGGCACTTCTGGAGGAGAGCGGCATCATGGCCCTGGAGACGCCGCAGTCCAATCAGGACAAGGCCTCGTTGGACACGCCCCTGCGGAGTTCGCTGCCCCTCGAATGCAACATGTATGAGAGTGACATGATGCTCGAGACCTCGATGTCCGACACCAGCGCGTGA
- the cdc16 gene encoding cell division cycle protein 16 homolog isoform X4: MNLDRLRKRVRHYIDQQQYQSALFWADKIASLSHEDPQDIYWLAQCLYLTSQYHRASHALRSRKLDKLYGACQYLAARCHYAAKEFQQALDILDMEEPTSKKLLDRSVKEENRMQESDWEMTPASINSSICLLRGKIYDAMDNRPLATSSYKEALKLDVYCFEAFDLLTSHHMLTAQEEKDFLDLLPLSQQCTEEEDKLLHFLFENKLKKYNKPSDMVVPEMVNGLQDNLDVVVSLAERHYYNCDFKMCYKLTSMVMVKDPFHANCLPVHIGTLVELSKANELFYLSHRLVDLYPNNPVSWFAVGCYYLMVGHKNEHARRYLSKATTLERTYGPAWIAYGHSFAVESEHDQAMAAYFTAAQLMKGCHLPMLYIGLEYGLTNNSKLAERFFSQALSIAPEDPFVMHEVAVVAFQNGDWKTAEKLFLEAMDKIKAIGNEVTVDKWEPLLNNLGHVCRKLKKYVQALEYHRQALVLIPQHASTYSAIGYVHSLMGDFESAIDYFHTALGLKRDDTFSVTMLGHCIEMYIGDTDAYIGTDIKDKVRGTLSTPGLMKMLNTSTEPSNARTTALLEESGIMALETPQSNQDKASLDTPLRSSLPLECNMYESDMMLETSMSDTSA, translated from the exons ATGAATCTCGACAGACTTCGAAAACGTGTACGACACTACATTGATCAG CAACAGTATCAAAGTGCTCTATTTTGGGCAGATAAGATTGCATCCCTGTCACATG AAGACCCCCAGGATATCTACTGGCTAGCACAGtgcctttacctcacctctcagtaCCACAGAGCCTCCCATGCCCTCCGCTCACGTAAACTAGATAAG TTGTATGGCGCTTGTCAATATCTCGCTGCTAGGTGCCAC TATGCTGCCAAAGAGTTCCAGCAGGCCTTAGACATCCTGGACATGGAGGAGCCAACCAGCAAGAAGCTGCTGGACCGGAGTGTCAAAGAGGAGAACAGGATGCAAGAATCAGACTGGGAGATGACCCCTGCCTCT ATCAACAGTTCCATCTGCCTGTTGCGGGGGAAGATCTATGATGCCATGGACAACCGGCCTCTGGCCACATCCAGCTACAAAGAGGCCTTGAAACTGGACGTGTACTGCTTTGAAGCCTTTGACCTTCTAACGTCCCACCACATGCTGACCGCTCAGGAAG AAAAGGACTTCCTGGACTTGCTTCCTTTGAGCCAACAGTGCACAGAGGAAGAAGACAAATTACTTCACTTCCTGTTTGAGAATAAATTGAAGAAG TATAACAAACCCAGTGATATGGTGGTCCCAGAGATGGTCAACGGTCTCCAGGACAATTTGGATGTGGTGGTCTCCCTTGCTGAGAGGCATTATTACAACTGTGACTTCAAAATGTGCTACAAACTCACTTCCAT GGTGATGGTGAAAGACCCATTCCATGCCAACTGTTTACCTGTTCATATAGGAACACTGGTGGAGCTCAGCAAAGCAAATG AACTGTTTTACCTTTCGCACAGGCTTGTGGACTTGTACCCCAACAACCCA GTCTCTTGGTTTGCTGTGGGATGCTACTATCTAATGGTTGGTCACAAAAATGAACACGCGCGTAGATATCTCAG CAAGGCGACCACTCTGGAGCGGACGTACGGTCCGGCATGGATCGCCTACGGTCACTCGTTTGCAGTGGAGAGTGAACACGACCAGGCCATGGCTGCCTACTTCACTGCTGCTCAACTGATGAAGGG ATGTCATCTCCCCATGTTGTACATAGGGCTGGAGTACGGTCTTACAAACAACTCTAAACTGGCCGAGCGCTTCTTCAGCCAGGCCCTGAGCATAGCACCAGAAGACCCCTTTGTCATGCATGAGGTGGCCGTTGTGGCCTTTCAGAACGGaga CTGGAAAACAGCCGAGAAGTTGTTCCTGGAAGCGATGGACAAGATCAAAGCCATTGGGAATGAG GTAACAGTGGACAAGTGGGAGCCACTCCTGAACAACCTGGGTCACGTATGTCGAAAACTGAA GAAGTATGTCCAGGCGTTGGAGTACCACCGCCAGGCCCTGGTTCTCATCCCCCAGCACGCGTCAACCTACTCCGCAATCGGATATGTGCACAGCCTCATGGGAGACTTCGAGAGCGCAATCGACTACTTCCACACG GCACTCGGTCTTAAGCGAGATGACACGTTTTCTGTGACGATGCTCGGCCACTGCATTGAGATGTACATTGGGGATACGGATGCCTACATAG GGACGGACATAAAAGACAAAGTCCGTGGGACGCTGAGCACGCCGGGGTTGATGAAGATGCTGAACACGTCGACGGAACCCAGTAACGCTCGAACCACGGCACTTCTGGAGGAGAGCGGCATCATGGCCCTGGAGACGCCGCAGTCCAATCAGGACAAGGCCTCGTTGGACACGCCCCTGCGGAGTTCGCTGCCCCTCGAATGCAACATGTATGAGAGTGACATGATGCTCGAGACCTCGATGTCCGACACCAGCGCGTGA
- the cdc16 gene encoding cell division cycle protein 16 homolog isoform X2, protein MSDKIHLALFSPSCQPLGFLPSPYLVQQYQSALFWADKIASLSHEDPQDIYWLAQCLYLTSQYHRASHALRSRKLDKLYGACQYLAARCHYAAKEFQQALDILDMEEPTSKKLLDRSVKEENRMQESDWEMTPASINSSICLLRGKIYDAMDNRPLATSSYKEALKLDVYCFEAFDLLTSHHMLTAQEEKDFLDLLPLSQQCTEEEDKLLHFLFENKLKKYNKPSDMVVPEMVNGLQDNLDVVVSLAERHYYNCDFKMCYKLTSMVMVKDPFHANCLPVHIGTLVELSKANELFYLSHRLVDLYPNNPVSWFAVGCYYLMVGHKNEHARRYLSKATTLERTYGPAWIAYGHSFAVESEHDQAMAAYFTAAQLMKGCHLPMLYIGLEYGLTNNSKLAERFFSQALSIAPEDPFVMHEVAVVAFQNGDWKTAEKLFLEAMDKIKAIGNEVTVDKWEPLLNNLGHVCRKLKKYVQALEYHRQALVLIPQHASTYSAIGYVHSLMGDFESAIDYFHTALGLKRDDTFSVTMLGHCIEMYIGDTDAYIGTDIKDKVRGTLSTPGLMKMLNTSTEPSNARTTALLEESGIMALETPQSNQDKASLDTPLRSSLPLECNMYESDMMLETSMSDTSA, encoded by the exons ATGTCGGACAAAATCCATCTCGCTCTATTTTCACCCAGCTGCCAGCCACTGGGCTTCCTGCCGTCACCATATTTGGTG CAACAGTATCAAAGTGCTCTATTTTGGGCAGATAAGATTGCATCCCTGTCACATG AAGACCCCCAGGATATCTACTGGCTAGCACAGtgcctttacctcacctctcagtaCCACAGAGCCTCCCATGCCCTCCGCTCACGTAAACTAGATAAG TTGTATGGCGCTTGTCAATATCTCGCTGCTAGGTGCCAC TATGCTGCCAAAGAGTTCCAGCAGGCCTTAGACATCCTGGACATGGAGGAGCCAACCAGCAAGAAGCTGCTGGACCGGAGTGTCAAAGAGGAGAACAGGATGCAAGAATCAGACTGGGAGATGACCCCTGCCTCT ATCAACAGTTCCATCTGCCTGTTGCGGGGGAAGATCTATGATGCCATGGACAACCGGCCTCTGGCCACATCCAGCTACAAAGAGGCCTTGAAACTGGACGTGTACTGCTTTGAAGCCTTTGACCTTCTAACGTCCCACCACATGCTGACCGCTCAGGAAG AAAAGGACTTCCTGGACTTGCTTCCTTTGAGCCAACAGTGCACAGAGGAAGAAGACAAATTACTTCACTTCCTGTTTGAGAATAAATTGAAGAAG TATAACAAACCCAGTGATATGGTGGTCCCAGAGATGGTCAACGGTCTCCAGGACAATTTGGATGTGGTGGTCTCCCTTGCTGAGAGGCATTATTACAACTGTGACTTCAAAATGTGCTACAAACTCACTTCCAT GGTGATGGTGAAAGACCCATTCCATGCCAACTGTTTACCTGTTCATATAGGAACACTGGTGGAGCTCAGCAAAGCAAATG AACTGTTTTACCTTTCGCACAGGCTTGTGGACTTGTACCCCAACAACCCA GTCTCTTGGTTTGCTGTGGGATGCTACTATCTAATGGTTGGTCACAAAAATGAACACGCGCGTAGATATCTCAG CAAGGCGACCACTCTGGAGCGGACGTACGGTCCGGCATGGATCGCCTACGGTCACTCGTTTGCAGTGGAGAGTGAACACGACCAGGCCATGGCTGCCTACTTCACTGCTGCTCAACTGATGAAGGG ATGTCATCTCCCCATGTTGTACATAGGGCTGGAGTACGGTCTTACAAACAACTCTAAACTGGCCGAGCGCTTCTTCAGCCAGGCCCTGAGCATAGCACCAGAAGACCCCTTTGTCATGCATGAGGTGGCCGTTGTGGCCTTTCAGAACGGaga CTGGAAAACAGCCGAGAAGTTGTTCCTGGAAGCGATGGACAAGATCAAAGCCATTGGGAATGAG GTAACAGTGGACAAGTGGGAGCCACTCCTGAACAACCTGGGTCACGTATGTCGAAAACTGAA GAAGTATGTCCAGGCGTTGGAGTACCACCGCCAGGCCCTGGTTCTCATCCCCCAGCACGCGTCAACCTACTCCGCAATCGGATATGTGCACAGCCTCATGGGAGACTTCGAGAGCGCAATCGACTACTTCCACACG GCACTCGGTCTTAAGCGAGATGACACGTTTTCTGTGACGATGCTCGGCCACTGCATTGAGATGTACATTGGGGATACGGATGCCTACATAG GGACGGACATAAAAGACAAAGTCCGTGGGACGCTGAGCACGCCGGGGTTGATGAAGATGCTGAACACGTCGACGGAACCCAGTAACGCTCGAACCACGGCACTTCTGGAGGAGAGCGGCATCATGGCCCTGGAGACGCCGCAGTCCAATCAGGACAAGGCCTCGTTGGACACGCCCCTGCGGAGTTCGCTGCCCCTCGAATGCAACATGTATGAGAGTGACATGATGCTCGAGACCTCGATGTCCGACACCAGCGCGTGA
- the cdc16 gene encoding cell division cycle protein 16 homolog isoform X1: MSDKIHLALFSPSCQPLGFLPSPYLVQQYQSALFWADKIASLSHEDPQDIYWLAQCLYLTSQYHRASHALRSRKLDKLYGACQYLAARCHYAAKEFQQALDILDMEEPTSKKLLDRSVKEENRMQESDWEMTPASINSSICLLRGKIYDAMDNRPLATSSYKEALKLDVYCFEAFDLLTSHHMLTAQEEKDFLDLLPLSQQCTEEEDKLLHFLFENKLKKYNKPSDMVVPEMVNGLQDNLDVVVSLAERHYYNCDFKMCYKLTSMVMVKDPFHANCLPVHIGTLVELSKANELFYLSHRLVDLYPNNPVSWFAVGCYYLMVGHKNEHARRYLSKATTLERTYGPAWIAYGHSFAVESEHDQAMAAYFTAAQLMKGCHLPMLYIGLEYGLTNNSKLAERFFSQALSIAPEDPFVMHEVAVVAFQNGDWKTAEKLFLEAMDKIKAIGNEVTVDKWEPLLNNLGHVCRKLKKYVQALEYHRQALVLIPQHASTYSAIGYVHSLMGDFESAIDYFHTALGLKRDDTFSVTMLGHCIEMYIGDTDAYIGKTSYIGTDIKDKVRGTLSTPGLMKMLNTSTEPSNARTTALLEESGIMALETPQSNQDKASLDTPLRSSLPLECNMYESDMMLETSMSDTSA, translated from the exons ATGTCGGACAAAATCCATCTCGCTCTATTTTCACCCAGCTGCCAGCCACTGGGCTTCCTGCCGTCACCATATTTGGTG CAACAGTATCAAAGTGCTCTATTTTGGGCAGATAAGATTGCATCCCTGTCACATG AAGACCCCCAGGATATCTACTGGCTAGCACAGtgcctttacctcacctctcagtaCCACAGAGCCTCCCATGCCCTCCGCTCACGTAAACTAGATAAG TTGTATGGCGCTTGTCAATATCTCGCTGCTAGGTGCCAC TATGCTGCCAAAGAGTTCCAGCAGGCCTTAGACATCCTGGACATGGAGGAGCCAACCAGCAAGAAGCTGCTGGACCGGAGTGTCAAAGAGGAGAACAGGATGCAAGAATCAGACTGGGAGATGACCCCTGCCTCT ATCAACAGTTCCATCTGCCTGTTGCGGGGGAAGATCTATGATGCCATGGACAACCGGCCTCTGGCCACATCCAGCTACAAAGAGGCCTTGAAACTGGACGTGTACTGCTTTGAAGCCTTTGACCTTCTAACGTCCCACCACATGCTGACCGCTCAGGAAG AAAAGGACTTCCTGGACTTGCTTCCTTTGAGCCAACAGTGCACAGAGGAAGAAGACAAATTACTTCACTTCCTGTTTGAGAATAAATTGAAGAAG TATAACAAACCCAGTGATATGGTGGTCCCAGAGATGGTCAACGGTCTCCAGGACAATTTGGATGTGGTGGTCTCCCTTGCTGAGAGGCATTATTACAACTGTGACTTCAAAATGTGCTACAAACTCACTTCCAT GGTGATGGTGAAAGACCCATTCCATGCCAACTGTTTACCTGTTCATATAGGAACACTGGTGGAGCTCAGCAAAGCAAATG AACTGTTTTACCTTTCGCACAGGCTTGTGGACTTGTACCCCAACAACCCA GTCTCTTGGTTTGCTGTGGGATGCTACTATCTAATGGTTGGTCACAAAAATGAACACGCGCGTAGATATCTCAG CAAGGCGACCACTCTGGAGCGGACGTACGGTCCGGCATGGATCGCCTACGGTCACTCGTTTGCAGTGGAGAGTGAACACGACCAGGCCATGGCTGCCTACTTCACTGCTGCTCAACTGATGAAGGG ATGTCATCTCCCCATGTTGTACATAGGGCTGGAGTACGGTCTTACAAACAACTCTAAACTGGCCGAGCGCTTCTTCAGCCAGGCCCTGAGCATAGCACCAGAAGACCCCTTTGTCATGCATGAGGTGGCCGTTGTGGCCTTTCAGAACGGaga CTGGAAAACAGCCGAGAAGTTGTTCCTGGAAGCGATGGACAAGATCAAAGCCATTGGGAATGAG GTAACAGTGGACAAGTGGGAGCCACTCCTGAACAACCTGGGTCACGTATGTCGAAAACTGAA GAAGTATGTCCAGGCGTTGGAGTACCACCGCCAGGCCCTGGTTCTCATCCCCCAGCACGCGTCAACCTACTCCGCAATCGGATATGTGCACAGCCTCATGGGAGACTTCGAGAGCGCAATCGACTACTTCCACACG GCACTCGGTCTTAAGCGAGATGACACGTTTTCTGTGACGATGCTCGGCCACTGCATTGAGATGTACATTGGGGATACGGATGCCTACATAGGTAAAACTTCCTACATAG GGACGGACATAAAAGACAAAGTCCGTGGGACGCTGAGCACGCCGGGGTTGATGAAGATGCTGAACACGTCGACGGAACCCAGTAACGCTCGAACCACGGCACTTCTGGAGGAGAGCGGCATCATGGCCCTGGAGACGCCGCAGTCCAATCAGGACAAGGCCTCGTTGGACACGCCCCTGCGGAGTTCGCTGCCCCTCGAATGCAACATGTATGAGAGTGACATGATGCTCGAGACCTCGATGTCCGACACCAGCGCGTGA